TCGACAATGCTATTAAATCTTATAGGGTTTTTATTGACAGATATCATAAAGTTACATGGCTTCTTCCACTGGTTTATCACAAAATGGGATACGCATATCTGCGGGTGGGAGATACATCTAAGGCAATCGAATCATTCGAACTTGCATCAAGGTCAGAAGAATGTGGGATCAGAGACCTCTGTTATCTTGAAATAGCAAGGATATACGAGTCTATAGGGGAAAAGGGTAATGCCATCAAGAATTATCAGGTTATTGTAGAAAAATTTCCCTTCTCACCATGGCTAACAGAGGCTTCTGAATCAATCAAGAGGCTTAAGAAGGATTAAAAAGGATTAAGAGTAAGTAATCCTTTTCTTCTTTTTCTTGCTCTTTTTTACATTATCCGTTTCCGCATATAACCCCTTTTTAGGTATGAAAATTCGGTCTCCTGCTGATAGAATATGCCCCTTCGTTAAGGCGTTCGCTTCTATAATTGTTTTATATGAGACACCGTATCCCTTTGCAATTTTCTTTAAGGTATCTCCTTTCTTGACGGTATAGAAGTTACCACTGAGTCTTTCATTCTCTGGTATCTGTTCGATATTTGTGAGAAATTCCTCTTTTGTTCCAAAAGGTAATCTTATTTTATACTCAGAATGATTTGGAGGTGTACACCATCGTTTCAGTTCAGGATTAAGTTCCTTGATCTCTTCGACAGATACACCTGCCGCTTTTGCAATTACCTTTAGATCGGTAGGGGTATTGATCACAACTTCATCAAAAAGAAACGGTTCGTGGGGTTGCACCTCAAAACCAAAACTCTGAGGGTCTTTGGCTATTATGGTAGCGGCTATATATCTTGGAACATATTCTTTTGTCTCGCGCTTGATGTAGCGTGTCTCCCTTATTTTCCAGAAATCATCAACCTTTGTCTTTGTGAGTGCTTTCATTACCGTTCGCTCACCAGCATTATATGCAGCAAGTGCCAGTTTCCATGATCCAAACATTTCATAGAGGTCTTTAAGATATAAAGCAGCAGCCTCCGTGGATTTAATAGGGTCGCGTCTCTCATCAACCCACCAGTTAATCTTTAGCCCATACCGCTTTGCTGTAGATGCAATAAACTGCCATGGACCACTTGCCTTGGCACGAGAATAAGCATAGGGATTAAATCCACTTTCTACCAGTGGCAGATAGACAAGGTCTTCTGGAATCTCTTTATCCCTTATTATCTCCCTCATAAGGTCTAAATATCTCTCTGACCTGTTAAGCCAGAGATTGAAGCGGTCTCTGATAGCGTAAGTGAAAAGCTTGATACTTTTCTCAACGGCGTTGTTTATAACAATCGGGACATCCAGATTAACAAGAGAGGCATAATAATTTACAGAATTAATGATTTGCTGTGGACTATCAGATATATCATCTCTTGTGTTTTTGTCCGGTGATACATGAGAATCTGTTTCTTCTTTCTGGTTTATTTCACTAACAGTTGTTGGATCTGCATGGGTGTTTTTAAAAAATAAAAAGATAATTGCAAACAAGATGAGGGGATACCACAAAAAGTTATAAGACTTTAACATCGTTATGCCTCCTTTCACATGACATATCTAAAATAAGAATTGACACAGCTTGACAAAACTTTTACCCTAAAATTCAAGTAATGTCAAGCAAAATTATCTTGGCTGTTTCATAAAAACAAAATGTCTTGACTTAACTAACTGTATTGTCTATAGTATTTATCGTATCTGCTCAAATCACTTAATCCTTGATAAGGCATAAAGATCGATAAGGAGGTATGAGGAATGTCTGAGTTAAGTAATAGGGAACCAGTACAGGTAGTTGATGTACTCGGTAGGGTCTGTCCATATCCTCTCTTAATGACCAAGAAGGCGATTGAAAAGGCTCAGAGCGGCCAAGTAATTAAGGTAATATGTGATGCTCCTGCCTCAGCAGAGGATAGTATACCGAAATTCTGTGAAAAAACGGGACACAAGTTTGAAGCTGTCAGGCTTGAGGATAAAGGTTACTGGGAGCTCTACATTCAAAAAGCTTGATTGTAAAAATAAATTGTTAACCCACTATCTCTACCACGCTGAAAAAATATGGAATCTCAAAGGCTGCCGACTCTTGTGAGTCTGAACCATGAACGATGTTTTGTTCTACATCAGAGGCAAAGTCTGCCCTGATAGTTCCCGGCGCAGCATTCGCTGGATTTGTCGTACCCATAAGTTCACGATTTTTATTTATAGCATCTTCGCCTTCAAGAACGATCAGAACTACAGAACCTGAAG
This region of Nitrospirota bacterium genomic DNA includes:
- a CDS encoding tetratricopeptide repeat protein, which encodes MLVFIQERRRFFIIASASIFMVVLTIAGSIYANIYINKKAEALMYDASVEYYQDTKYNKALELYNQVVTKYPRTKSAPLAQFGVGNSYYKMGDFDNAIKSYRVFIDRYHKVTWLLPLVYHKMGYAYLRVGDTSKAIESFELASRSEECGIRDLCYLEIARIYESIGEKGNAIKNYQVIVEKFPFSPWLTEASESIKRLKKD
- a CDS encoding transglycosylase SLT domain-containing protein gives rise to the protein MLKSYNFLWYPLILFAIIFLFFKNTHADPTTVSEINQKEETDSHVSPDKNTRDDISDSPQQIINSVNYYASLVNLDVPIVINNAVEKSIKLFTYAIRDRFNLWLNRSERYLDLMREIIRDKEIPEDLVYLPLVESGFNPYAYSRAKASGPWQFIASTAKRYGLKINWWVDERRDPIKSTEAAALYLKDLYEMFGSWKLALAAYNAGERTVMKALTKTKVDDFWKIRETRYIKRETKEYVPRYIAATIIAKDPQSFGFEVQPHEPFLFDEVVINTPTDLKVIAKAAGVSVEEIKELNPELKRWCTPPNHSEYKIRLPFGTKEEFLTNIEQIPENERLSGNFYTVKKGDTLKKIAKGYGVSYKTIIEANALTKGHILSAGDRIFIPKKGLYAETDNVKKSKKKKKRITYS
- a CDS encoding sulfurtransferase TusA family protein, with translation MSELSNREPVQVVDVLGRVCPYPLLMTKKAIEKAQSGQVIKVICDAPASAEDSIPKFCEKTGHKFEAVRLEDKGYWELYIQKA
- the ndk gene encoding nucleoside-diphosphate kinase, translating into MERTLSIIKPDGVSKGLIGEIIKRFENNKLKLIAMKMAHLSKKEVEGFYIVHKDKPFYKSLTEFMSSGSVVLIVLEGEDAINKNRELMGTTNPANAAPGTIRADFASDVEQNIVHGSDSQESAAFEIPYFFSVVEIVG